A portion of the Streptomyces coeruleoprunus genome contains these proteins:
- a CDS encoding NAD-dependent epimerase/dehydratase family protein, with product MDTALPRSWQHAVVTGGAGFVGSHLCSALLDSGTAVTCVDDLSTGRPENVAALRGRPGFTFVEADVAEPFEVDRPPDLVLHFASPASPADYLRLPMHTLETGSLGTRNVLALAARAGARFVLASTSEVYGDPQQHPQSERYWGNVNPVGPRSVYDEAKRFAEALTTAHAEAHGTDAGIVRLFNTYGPRMRGHDGRAVPTFVRQALAGEPLTVTGDGRQTRSLCYVDDTVRGVLAAAAHGMRGPVNIGNPTEITMLDLARLVIELCGSSSEIRYIERPTDDPAVRCPDITLARDKLGWEPRVTAEDGLRRTIAWFRDTLRARHR from the coding sequence ATGGACACCGCCCTTCCCCGCAGCTGGCAGCACGCCGTCGTCACCGGCGGCGCCGGCTTCGTCGGCTCGCACCTGTGCAGCGCCCTGCTCGACTCCGGTACGGCCGTCACGTGCGTCGACGACCTGAGCACCGGCCGCCCGGAGAACGTCGCGGCGCTGCGCGGCCGTCCCGGCTTCACGTTCGTGGAGGCCGACGTCGCCGAGCCGTTCGAGGTGGACCGGCCTCCTGATCTGGTGCTGCACTTCGCCTCCCCCGCGTCGCCGGCCGACTATCTGCGGCTGCCGATGCACACCCTGGAGACGGGCAGCCTCGGCACCCGCAACGTGCTGGCGCTGGCCGCCCGCGCCGGGGCGCGGTTCGTGCTCGCGTCGACGTCCGAGGTGTACGGCGACCCGCAGCAGCATCCGCAGAGCGAGCGCTACTGGGGCAACGTCAACCCGGTGGGCCCGCGCAGTGTGTACGACGAGGCCAAGCGGTTCGCGGAGGCGCTGACGACCGCGCACGCGGAGGCGCACGGCACGGACGCGGGCATCGTGCGGCTGTTCAACACCTACGGTCCCCGGATGCGCGGCCACGACGGCAGGGCGGTGCCCACCTTCGTACGGCAGGCGCTGGCGGGTGAGCCGCTGACCGTCACGGGCGACGGGCGGCAGACCCGGTCACTGTGCTACGTCGACGACACCGTCCGCGGGGTGCTCGCGGCCGCCGCGCACGGGATGCGCGGCCCGGTGAACATCGGCAATCCGACCGAGATCACCATGCTGGACCTGGCCCGGCTGGTCATCGAGCTGTGCGGCTCCTCGTCCGAGATCCGTTACATCGAGCGGCCGACGGACGACCCGGCCGTGCGCTGCCCGGACATCACGCTCGCCCGCGACAAGCTCGGCTGGGAGCCGCGGGTGACCGCCGAGGACGGGCTGCGGCGCACCATCGCCTGGTTCCGCGACACCCTCCGGGCCCGCCACCGCTGA
- a CDS encoding metallophosphoesterase family protein, translating into MIRVAAVGDIHLSPESAGALRPAFDTLGDSADLLLLAGDLTRHGTVEEARVVAREVAGLPVPVVAVLGNHDYQSDRPHEVTAVLEEVGVTVLEGEGTVLEVDGTRVGVAGTKGFGGGFAGRSGGEFGEPEMKAFIQYTRRCADGLAAALRRLEDDNCAVRIALMHFSPVPDTLAGEPLEIYPFLGSYLLAEAVDDAGADLAVHGHAHLGTEHGMTSGGTRVRNVAQPVLGRAFAVYHLPVRTPPTSLVAETASAAALRR; encoded by the coding sequence ATGATCCGTGTGGCTGCCGTCGGTGACATCCATCTGTCGCCCGAGAGCGCGGGGGCGCTGCGGCCGGCGTTCGACACGCTCGGCGACAGCGCGGACCTGCTGCTCCTGGCCGGTGACCTGACGCGGCACGGGACCGTGGAGGAGGCCAGGGTGGTGGCCCGCGAAGTGGCCGGGCTGCCCGTGCCGGTGGTCGCCGTGCTGGGCAACCACGACTACCAGAGCGACCGCCCGCACGAGGTCACCGCCGTCCTGGAGGAGGTCGGAGTGACCGTCCTGGAGGGCGAGGGCACCGTCCTGGAGGTGGACGGGACGCGGGTCGGGGTCGCCGGGACGAAGGGCTTCGGCGGCGGTTTCGCCGGGCGCAGCGGCGGCGAGTTCGGAGAGCCCGAGATGAAGGCGTTCATCCAGTACACGCGGCGCTGCGCGGACGGGCTCGCGGCCGCGCTGCGCCGGCTGGAGGACGACAACTGCGCGGTACGGATCGCGCTGATGCACTTCTCGCCGGTGCCGGACACGCTGGCCGGGGAGCCGTTGGAGATCTACCCGTTCCTCGGCAGCTACCTGCTGGCGGAGGCGGTCGACGACGCGGGCGCCGACCTGGCGGTGCACGGCCATGCGCACCTGGGCACCGAGCACGGCATGACCAGCGGCGGGACCCGCGTCCGCAACGTCGCCCAGCCGGTACTTGGCCGCGCCTTCGCCGTCTACCACCTGCCGGTGCGCACGCCGCCGACGTCCCTGGTCGCGGAGACGGCCTCGGCGGCGGCACTGCGGCGCTGA
- a CDS encoding SDR family NAD(P)-dependent oxidoreductase, whose product MNVAKPLAVVTGASTGIGYELARQFAVHGFDLVVCADERRLETAAGELRRLGAEVVAVRADLALYDGVEQLHQAVAATRRPLVAAALNAGVSTGGAFLATDLADQARILDLNIASTVHLAHRLLPAMVDVGEGRLLITSSIAAHVPGPYQVVYNASKAFLLSFAEALRDELRGTGVTVTALLPGATDTAFFRRAGIQDTLLGLGDKDDPALVAAQGFAALMRGRGTVFAGSLRSRLGGYAARVLPHALTVPAYRRRSRPLRGIRPPVPHGTPLGAGPEGVRGAGEPTHGP is encoded by the coding sequence ATGAACGTCGCGAAGCCCCTGGCCGTGGTGACCGGCGCCTCCACCGGCATCGGCTACGAACTCGCCCGGCAGTTCGCCGTGCACGGGTTCGACCTCGTGGTCTGCGCCGATGAGCGGCGGCTGGAAACCGCCGCCGGCGAGCTGCGCCGCCTGGGCGCCGAGGTCGTGGCCGTGCGGGCCGACCTCGCCCTGTACGACGGGGTCGAGCAGCTGCACCAGGCGGTCGCCGCGACCCGCCGCCCCCTCGTCGCCGCCGCGCTCAACGCCGGCGTCAGCACCGGCGGGGCCTTCCTCGCCACCGACCTGGCCGACCAGGCCCGGATCCTCGACCTGAACATCGCCTCCACGGTCCACCTGGCCCACCGGCTACTGCCCGCCATGGTCGACGTGGGCGAGGGCCGGCTGCTGATCACCTCGTCCATCGCCGCCCATGTCCCGGGCCCGTACCAGGTGGTCTACAACGCCTCGAAGGCGTTCCTCCTGTCCTTCGCCGAGGCGCTGCGCGACGAGCTGCGCGGCACGGGCGTCACCGTCACCGCGCTGCTGCCGGGCGCGACCGACACCGCGTTCTTCCGGCGCGCCGGAATCCAGGACACCCTGCTCGGTCTCGGGGACAAGGACGACCCGGCGCTCGTCGCCGCGCAGGGATTCGCGGCCCTGATGCGCGGCCGGGGCACGGTGTTCGCCGGTTCGCTGCGGAGCCGGCTCGGCGGGTACGCGGCACGGGTGCTGCCGCACGCGCTGACCGTGCCCGCGTACCGGCGCAGGTCCCGGCCCCTGCGGGGCATCCGGCCCCCCGTTCCGCACGGCACGCCTCTCGGCGCGGGGCCCGAGGGCGTACGCGGGGCCGGGGAGCCGACGCACGGCCCGTAG
- a CDS encoding glutamate--cysteine ligase, translated as MITVGVEEEYLLVDPVTCLPVPLADEVRAAAGIQPIVNDQEIQSELLQAQVEVATPVCTDLDEVGGHLLRLRHAVGTAAEKNGCRIVACGAAPLREPAPVPVTEKARYLAMRSQAPQLVAEQLVNGMHVHVGVPDRDTAVGVLNRIRVWLPVLVAMAANSPLWDGKDTGFASWRTVVFGRWPVSGPPPSFAGIEDHDRRVRTLLDSGAISDTGQIYWQARLSDHYPTLEVRCMDVQLRADTAVMYAGIVRALVATALREEAAGLPVPYCPPEQLQAANWYAARHGLSDLLMDPEGRCRRAGDVLCLLIDAITPALMETGDDREVTSLVHRLLQQGTPADQQRRALAEGGMTGLTDLLISETVAP; from the coding sequence ATGATCACTGTTGGGGTCGAGGAAGAGTATCTGCTGGTCGATCCGGTCACCTGCCTTCCCGTACCGCTCGCGGACGAGGTCCGCGCCGCCGCCGGGATCCAGCCGATCGTGAACGACCAGGAGATCCAGTCCGAGCTGCTCCAGGCCCAGGTGGAGGTCGCCACTCCGGTATGCACCGACCTGGACGAGGTCGGCGGCCACCTGCTGCGGCTGCGGCACGCGGTGGGTACGGCGGCCGAGAAGAACGGCTGCCGGATCGTGGCGTGCGGGGCCGCCCCGCTACGCGAGCCGGCACCGGTGCCGGTGACCGAGAAGGCCCGCTACCTGGCCATGCGCTCTCAGGCCCCGCAGCTGGTCGCGGAGCAGTTGGTGAACGGCATGCACGTGCACGTGGGCGTGCCCGACCGGGACACGGCCGTAGGCGTACTGAACCGGATCAGGGTGTGGCTGCCCGTCCTCGTGGCCATGGCGGCGAACTCGCCCCTGTGGGACGGCAAGGACACGGGCTTCGCGAGCTGGCGGACGGTGGTCTTCGGCCGCTGGCCGGTCAGCGGCCCGCCCCCCTCCTTCGCGGGGATCGAGGACCATGACCGGCGGGTGAGAACGCTGCTGGACTCCGGGGCGATCTCGGACACCGGACAGATCTACTGGCAGGCCCGCCTGTCGGACCACTACCCGACGCTCGAGGTGCGCTGCATGGACGTGCAGCTCAGGGCCGACACGGCCGTCATGTACGCCGGCATCGTGCGGGCGCTCGTGGCGACGGCGCTGCGCGAGGAAGCGGCCGGGCTGCCGGTGCCGTACTGCCCGCCGGAGCAGCTCCAGGCCGCGAACTGGTATGCCGCGCGGCACGGGTTGAGCGATCTGCTGATGGACCCGGAGGGCCGCTGCCGCCGGGCCGGCGACGTGCTGTGCCTGCTCATCGACGCCATCACGCCGGCTCTCATGGAGACGGGCGACGACCGCGAGGTCACGTCCCTGGTGCACCGGCTGCTCCAGCAGGGCACCCCGGCGGACCAGCAGCGCAGAGCCCTCGCGGAGGGCGGGATGACGGGTCTGACGGACCTGCTCATCTCGGAGACGGTGGCGCCCTGA
- a CDS encoding glycosyltransferase: MNILLWHVHGSWTTAFVQGPHTYLVPVLPGRGPDGRGRAQTFSWPDSVREVTPDQLRAEQVDLVLLQRPEEFALAERWLGGRRPGRDVPAVFLEHNAPDGDVPDTLHPCADRDDLTLVHVTHFNRLFWDNGRTRTEVIEHGIVDPGHLYTGRLPRAAVVVNEPVRRGRYTGTDLLPALAEAAPLDVFGMRTEGLAAHLGLPEERCRAQDLPQRDLHAAMAERRVYVHPVRWTSLGLSLLEAMHLGMPVVALATTEAVEAVPVGAGTLSTRPEVLARAARHYLDEPEAAAEDGARARQAALERYGLKRFLDDWERVMTEVRS, translated from the coding sequence ATGAACATTCTGCTGTGGCATGTACACGGCTCGTGGACGACGGCGTTCGTGCAGGGACCGCACACCTACCTGGTCCCGGTGCTGCCCGGGCGCGGCCCTGACGGGCGGGGCAGAGCGCAGACGTTCTCCTGGCCCGACTCCGTACGCGAGGTGACACCGGATCAGCTGCGCGCCGAGCAGGTGGACCTGGTGCTCCTCCAGCGGCCGGAGGAGTTCGCGCTCGCCGAGCGGTGGCTGGGCGGCCGCCGCCCCGGCCGGGACGTGCCGGCCGTCTTCCTGGAGCACAACGCGCCGGACGGCGACGTACCCGACACCCTGCACCCGTGCGCCGACCGCGACGACCTGACGCTCGTCCACGTCACGCACTTCAACCGGCTGTTCTGGGACAACGGCCGCACCCGCACCGAGGTGATCGAGCACGGCATCGTCGACCCCGGTCACCTGTACACGGGGCGCCTGCCCCGGGCGGCGGTCGTGGTCAACGAGCCGGTGCGGCGCGGCCGTTACACCGGTACGGACCTGCTGCCCGCGCTCGCCGAGGCGGCGCCGCTGGACGTGTTCGGGATGCGCACCGAGGGCCTGGCCGCCCATCTGGGGCTGCCCGAGGAACGCTGCCGCGCCCAGGACCTGCCGCAGCGGGACCTGCACGCCGCGATGGCGGAACGCCGGGTCTACGTGCACCCGGTGCGCTGGACGTCGCTCGGTCTGTCCCTGCTGGAGGCGATGCACCTCGGCATGCCGGTCGTGGCGCTGGCCACGACGGAGGCGGTCGAGGCGGTCCCGGTGGGAGCCGGGACCCTGTCGACCCGGCCGGAGGTGCTGGCCCGGGCCGCCCGGCACTACCTCGACGAGCCGGAGGCGGCCGCCGAGGACGGCGCCCGGGCCCGGCAGGCGGCCCTCGAACGGTACGGCCTCAAGCGCTTCCTGGACGACTGGGAGCGCGTGATGACGGAGGTACGCTCATGA
- a CDS encoding HAD family hydrolase: MPGPLPGAVLFDRDDTLIVDVPYNGDPRRVRLMPGAREAVRLLRAHRIPIGVVSNQSGIGRGLLTEAAVLEVNARVEVLLGTGLDTWVHCPHTPQDGCACRKPAPGLVVEAARRLGVTPEQCVVIGDIGSDMGAARAAGARAVLVPTTRTLPAEVASAPQVCRDLPAAVRHVLGHPAAVRRTA; the protein is encoded by the coding sequence GTGCCCGGCCCGCTGCCCGGGGCGGTGCTGTTCGACCGCGACGACACCCTGATCGTCGACGTCCCCTACAACGGCGACCCCCGGCGGGTGCGGCTGATGCCCGGGGCGCGTGAGGCGGTGCGGCTGCTGCGGGCCCACCGGATACCGATCGGGGTCGTGTCCAACCAGTCGGGCATCGGGCGCGGGCTGCTCACCGAGGCGGCCGTGCTGGAGGTCAACGCGCGCGTGGAGGTCCTGCTGGGCACGGGCCTCGACACCTGGGTCCACTGCCCGCACACCCCGCAGGACGGCTGCGCCTGCCGCAAGCCCGCGCCCGGCCTCGTCGTGGAGGCGGCACGGCGGCTGGGCGTCACGCCGGAGCAGTGCGTCGTGATCGGCGACATCGGCAGCGACATGGGGGCGGCCCGGGCGGCGGGCGCGCGGGCCGTGCTGGTGCCCACGACGCGGACGCTGCCCGCCGAGGTGGCGTCGGCGCCGCAGGTGTGCCGGGACCTGCCGGCAGCGGTCCGGCACGTGCTGGGGCACCCGGCCGCGGTACGGAGGACGGCATGA
- a CDS encoding glycosyltransferase, with the protein MTAAPRTTVVVITRDRRDQLLHTLDRLSRLPERPPLIVVDNASTDGTAEAVARHHPDARLLKPGRNLGAVGRTLGVREARTPYVAFSDDDSWWEPGALATAERVLDAHPRVGLLAATIHVANQNAPDPLNAELAASPLGHAADLPGPQVLGFLACAAVARREAFLAAGGYHPVVFFGGEEQLLAYDLTACGWAVCHCPEVRAVHRPVGGVRDGRRAVMRRNAALTAWLRRPVRVALRQTGALVVAAPRDAEAREALRGLVARLPAALRARAPLPPDVEAAARRVDLS; encoded by the coding sequence GTGACCGCTGCCCCGCGCACCACCGTCGTCGTGATCACCCGTGACCGCCGCGACCAGCTCCTGCACACCCTGGACCGGCTGTCCCGGCTGCCCGAGCGGCCCCCGCTGATCGTCGTCGACAACGCGTCCACCGACGGCACCGCCGAGGCGGTCGCCCGCCACCACCCCGATGCCCGGCTCCTCAAGCCCGGCCGCAACCTCGGCGCCGTGGGGCGCACCCTGGGCGTGCGGGAGGCCCGGACGCCGTACGTGGCGTTCAGCGACGACGACTCCTGGTGGGAGCCCGGCGCGCTGGCCACCGCGGAGCGGGTCCTCGACGCGCACCCGCGCGTCGGGCTGCTCGCGGCGACCATCCATGTGGCCAACCAGAACGCCCCCGACCCCCTGAACGCGGAACTCGCCGCGTCTCCCCTCGGCCACGCCGCCGACCTGCCCGGCCCACAGGTGCTGGGTTTCCTCGCCTGCGCGGCCGTCGCCCGGCGGGAGGCGTTCCTCGCCGCCGGCGGGTACCACCCCGTGGTGTTCTTCGGGGGCGAGGAGCAGCTGCTCGCGTACGACCTCACGGCCTGCGGCTGGGCCGTGTGCCACTGCCCCGAGGTGCGGGCCGTGCACCGGCCGGTGGGCGGCGTGCGGGACGGGCGGCGTGCGGTCATGCGGCGCAACGCGGCGCTCACCGCTTGGCTGCGGCGGCCGGTGCGGGTGGCGCTGCGGCAGACGGGGGCACTGGTGGTGGCCGCGCCGCGGGATGCCGAGGCCCGCGAGGCCCTCCGCGGCCTCGTGGCCCGGCTGCCCGCGGCGCTGCGCGCCCGCGCGCCGCTGCCTCCCGACGTCGAGGCTGCGGCCCGCCGCGTGGACCTGTCCTGA
- a CDS encoding SRPBCC family protein, translating to MTEYERSRTMPALPEQVFDQAADIGRLDEWLPRDLHVHTGEGELPAVTVHEDRTDEDTAALLRPRKDQLRLEWGTRDDGSYAGWLQVAGIGSGASEVTVHLSFFDASHDPGEQTVTGALDRSLQRLEDQVRLHVDTPGG from the coding sequence ATGACCGAATATGAACGCTCCCGCACGATGCCCGCCCTGCCCGAGCAGGTCTTCGACCAGGCCGCCGACATCGGCCGGCTGGACGAGTGGCTGCCCCGCGACCTCCACGTCCACACGGGCGAAGGCGAACTCCCCGCGGTCACCGTCCACGAGGACCGCACCGACGAGGACACCGCCGCGCTCCTGCGCCCCCGCAAGGACCAGCTGCGGCTGGAGTGGGGCACGAGGGACGACGGCAGCTACGCCGGCTGGCTCCAGGTCGCCGGTATCGGCAGCGGCGCCAGCGAGGTGACGGTGCACCTGTCGTTCTTCGACGCGTCCCACGACCCGGGCGAACAGACCGTCACCGGCGCCCTGGACCGCAGCCTCCAGCGACTGGAGGACCAGGTACGACTCCACGTCGACACCCCGGGCGGCTGA
- a CDS encoding glycosyltransferase family 9 protein, with translation MRALVVRLDSFGDVLLAGPAVRAVAHRADRVAVLCGPVGAPAARMLPGVDEVLVWEAPWVGFTPPPVDRTDIGRLVDRVAAARVDVALVLTSFHQSPLPAALLLRMAGVPHIAADCVDAPGSLLDVRHQRAPRAHEVEAALDLAEAAGFPRPPGDDGRPRVRHARGAPDLTGEGPYVVVHPGASVAARRWSPERCAHAVQLLAGAGHRVVVTGGPDERDLTAFVAGADGLDLGGRTAPPQLAAVLAAAGVVVTGNTGPAHLAAAVGTPVVSLFSPVVPAERWGPYGVPHVLLGDQTAPCAATRARECPVPGHPCLDEVTAEDVVAAVGKLLDGPA, from the coding sequence ATGAGGGCGCTGGTCGTACGGCTGGACAGCTTCGGGGACGTCCTGCTCGCCGGTCCCGCCGTCCGGGCGGTCGCCCACCGCGCCGACCGGGTCGCGGTGCTGTGCGGGCCGGTCGGGGCTCCTGCGGCGCGGATGCTGCCGGGCGTGGACGAGGTGCTGGTGTGGGAGGCGCCCTGGGTCGGGTTCACCCCGCCGCCCGTGGACCGGACCGACATCGGGCGGCTGGTGGACCGGGTGGCCGCGGCCCGCGTGGACGTGGCGCTGGTCCTGACGTCGTTCCACCAGAGCCCCCTGCCGGCGGCGTTGCTGCTGCGCATGGCGGGGGTGCCGCACATCGCCGCGGACTGCGTGGACGCGCCGGGCTCGCTCCTGGACGTACGCCATCAACGGGCGCCGCGCGCGCACGAGGTGGAGGCGGCGCTCGACCTGGCCGAGGCGGCGGGCTTCCCGCGCCCGCCGGGCGACGACGGCCGCCCGCGGGTGCGGCACGCGCGCGGCGCGCCGGACCTGACGGGCGAGGGCCCGTACGTGGTGGTGCACCCGGGTGCGAGCGTGGCCGCCCGCCGGTGGAGCCCGGAGCGCTGCGCCCACGCCGTACAGCTCCTCGCCGGCGCGGGGCACCGGGTCGTGGTCACGGGAGGGCCCGACGAACGGGACCTCACCGCGTTCGTGGCCGGGGCGGACGGCCTGGACCTGGGCGGCCGCACCGCTCCCCCGCAGCTGGCGGCCGTCCTGGCCGCGGCCGGGGTCGTGGTCACCGGCAACACCGGCCCCGCGCACCTGGCGGCGGCGGTCGGCACACCGGTGGTCTCGCTGTTCTCGCCGGTGGTCCCCGCCGAGCGGTGGGGCCCCTACGGCGTCCCGCACGTCCTGCTCGGCGACCAGACGGCCCCCTGCGCGGCGACGCGCGCCCGCGAATGCCCGGTGCCGGGCCACCCCTGCCTCGACGAGGTGACGGCGGAGGACGTGGTGGCCGCGGTCGGCAAGCTGCTGGACGGCCCGGCATGA
- a CDS encoding glycosyltransferase family 2 protein yields the protein MTPPPASYAVVVPTIGRPCLAECLASLARSEGPAPSRIVVVDDRPRLPGAPGEQPAPLSLAPLGPLADRATVVHSGGRGPAAARNAGIREVPEPWTVLLDDDVRVGPDWRTELTRDLADASPDTGGVQGVLRVPLPDGRRPTDWERNTAGLEKALWATADMAYRTEALRAVGGFDERFPRAFREDADLALRVIDAGWLIRRGRRRTDHPVRPADRWVSLRVQRGNADDALMVRLHGPHWWDRAAAPRGRIRRHAAITATGAVAFALAVGGRRRAAAVAALGWLLGTAEFARARIAPGPRTADEVLTVAVTSALIPALATWHRLSGELRHRSAGCWNGGGA from the coding sequence ATGACCCCTCCGCCCGCCTCGTACGCCGTGGTCGTCCCCACCATCGGGCGGCCCTGTCTCGCCGAGTGCCTGGCGTCGCTCGCCCGCAGCGAGGGGCCGGCGCCGAGCCGGATCGTCGTCGTCGACGACCGCCCCCGCCTCCCCGGGGCGCCCGGCGAACAACCGGCCCCCCTCTCCCTCGCGCCGCTCGGCCCGCTCGCCGACCGGGCCACCGTGGTGCACAGCGGCGGCCGCGGCCCGGCCGCCGCCCGGAACGCCGGGATCCGCGAGGTGCCCGAGCCCTGGACGGTCCTCCTCGACGACGACGTCCGCGTGGGCCCCGACTGGCGCACCGAGCTGACGCGCGACCTGGCCGACGCGTCGCCCGACACGGGCGGCGTCCAGGGCGTGCTGCGGGTGCCCCTGCCCGACGGGCGGCGCCCCACCGACTGGGAGCGCAACACGGCGGGGCTGGAGAAGGCCCTGTGGGCGACCGCCGACATGGCGTACCGCACCGAGGCGCTCAGGGCCGTCGGCGGCTTCGACGAACGCTTCCCGCGCGCCTTCCGCGAGGACGCGGACCTGGCCCTGCGGGTGATCGACGCGGGCTGGCTGATCCGGCGCGGCCGGCGCCGTACGGACCACCCGGTGCGACCCGCCGACCGGTGGGTGTCGTTGCGCGTGCAGCGCGGCAACGCGGACGACGCGCTGATGGTGCGGCTCCACGGACCCCACTGGTGGGACCGGGCGGCCGCTCCCCGGGGCCGTATCCGCAGGCACGCGGCGATCACGGCGACGGGCGCCGTCGCGTTCGCTCTCGCGGTGGGCGGACGGCGCAGGGCGGCGGCCGTCGCCGCGCTCGGCTGGCTGCTGGGGACGGCTGAGTTCGCCCGCGCCCGCATCGCGCCCGGCCCGCGCACCGCCGACGAGGTCCTGACCGTGGCCGTGACCAGCGCGCTCATCCCCGCGCTCGCCACCTGGCACCGCCTCAGCGGCGAACTGCGCCACCGCTCGGCGGGCTGCTGGAACGGAGGCGGCGCATGA
- a CDS encoding SDR family oxidoreductase — MTPTTPPTPEAPAGTDALPARAPGAAHGRGTPVAVVTGSDSGIGRATAVRLAQQGMDIGITWHASHEGALRTADEVRSHGRRTAVTPMDLNQLPDAAGAVERLAQELGRLDVLVNNAGVGTSTPFLDLPYEDVRGVIDVDLIGPFLCAQLAARRMIAQGEGGRIVNVTSVHEHQPRVGAAPYCAAKGGLGLLTQVMALELAEYGITVNAVAPGEIATPMTGQEDEDVRHQVRPGIPLGRPGDAREVAGVIAFLASEDASYVTGASWTVDGGMLRMGPQAGSHLDSDAWRRP, encoded by the coding sequence ATGACCCCCACCACCCCGCCGACCCCCGAGGCACCGGCCGGCACGGACGCGCTGCCGGCCCGCGCCCCCGGTGCCGCGCACGGCCGGGGCACCCCCGTCGCCGTCGTCACCGGCTCCGACTCCGGCATCGGGCGGGCCACCGCGGTCCGCCTCGCCCAGCAGGGCATGGACATCGGCATCACCTGGCACGCCTCCCACGAGGGCGCCCTGCGGACCGCCGACGAGGTGCGGTCCCATGGCCGCCGCACCGCCGTCACGCCCATGGACCTCAACCAGCTCCCGGACGCCGCCGGCGCCGTCGAGCGGCTGGCGCAGGAGCTGGGCCGGCTCGACGTGCTCGTCAACAACGCGGGCGTGGGCACCTCCACCCCGTTCCTCGACCTGCCGTACGAGGACGTGCGCGGGGTGATCGACGTCGACCTCATCGGCCCCTTCCTGTGCGCCCAGCTCGCCGCCCGCCGCATGATCGCGCAGGGCGAGGGCGGCCGGATCGTCAACGTCACCTCCGTCCACGAGCACCAGCCGCGCGTCGGCGCCGCGCCGTACTGCGCGGCCAAGGGCGGACTCGGCCTGCTCACCCAGGTGATGGCCCTGGAGCTGGCCGAGTACGGCATCACCGTCAACGCGGTCGCCCCCGGCGAGATCGCCACGCCCATGACCGGCCAGGAGGACGAGGACGTACGCCACCAGGTGCGGCCCGGCATCCCGCTCGGCCGGCCCGGCGACGCGCGCGAAGTGGCGGGCGTCATCGCGTTCCTGGCGAGCGAGGACGCCTCGTACGTCACCGGCGCGTCCTGGACGGTGGACGGCGGCATGCTCCGCATGGGCCCCCAGGCCGGCTCCCACCTGGACAGCGACGCCTGGCGCCGCCCGTGA
- a CDS encoding glycosyltransferase family 9 protein, whose product MRPRVLVLRALGLGDLLAGVPALRAVRRAFPAYETVLAAPAGLAPVAAATGAVDRLLPASAPGRAVPVRLDWTGPPPEVAVDLHGKGPSSHLLLERVRPRRLLAFAHPGTPHIAGPAWTADEHERARWCRLLRWYGVPADPDDVLLPPPPEPSPAPGAVVVHPGADSAARRWPPERYAEVVRALRGRGKRVVLTGGPGEDALLDRVAGPARLDPHDVLRGGLPYERLAALCAGAAAVVSGDTGIAHLAVAYGAPSVTLFGPVPPHLWGPPPGHRHIALWHPGPPGDPHGAAPDPQLLHITPDEVLTALATHLEACRS is encoded by the coding sequence GTGAGGCCGCGGGTCCTGGTGTTGCGGGCGCTCGGGCTCGGGGATCTGCTGGCCGGGGTGCCGGCGCTGCGCGCGGTGCGCCGGGCGTTCCCCGCGTACGAGACGGTGCTCGCCGCGCCCGCCGGCCTGGCGCCCGTCGCGGCGGCGACCGGTGCGGTGGACCGGCTGCTGCCCGCGTCGGCGCCCGGCCGGGCCGTGCCGGTCCGGCTGGACTGGACGGGGCCGCCGCCCGAGGTGGCCGTGGACCTGCACGGCAAGGGCCCGTCGAGCCATCTGCTGCTGGAACGCGTGCGCCCCCGGCGGCTGCTGGCCTTCGCGCACCCCGGGACCCCGCACATCGCCGGGCCCGCGTGGACGGCGGACGAGCACGAGCGGGCGCGCTGGTGCCGGCTCCTGCGCTGGTACGGCGTACCGGCCGACCCGGACGACGTACTGCTGCCCCCGCCCCCGGAGCCCTCACCGGCGCCGGGCGCGGTCGTCGTCCACCCGGGCGCGGACTCGGCGGCACGGCGCTGGCCCCCGGAGCGGTACGCCGAGGTGGTGCGAGCGCTGCGGGGACGCGGGAAGCGGGTGGTGCTGACCGGCGGTCCCGGGGAGGACGCCCTGCTGGACCGGGTCGCCGGGCCCGCCCGGCTGGACCCCCACGACGTCCTGCGGGGCGGGCTCCCGTACGAGCGGCTGGCCGCGCTGTGCGCGGGCGCGGCGGCCGTGGTCAGCGGCGACACGGGGATCGCGCACCTGGCCGTCGCGTACGGCGCGCCCTCCGTCACCCTGTTCGGCCCCGTACCGCCCCACCTGTGGGGCCCGCCCCCCGGACACCGGCACATCGCCCTGTGGCACCCCGGCCCGCCGGGGGACCCGCACGGCGCCGCCCCCGACCCTCAACTGCTGCACATCACGCCCGACGAGGTCCTGACGGCCCTCGCCACCCACCTGGAGGCGTGCCGCTCGTGA